A region of uncultured Anaeromusa sp. DNA encodes the following proteins:
- a CDS encoding response regulator transcription factor produces the protein MQHNCIRILGIDNDPAISRLLKRTFNAQNIAFEYAKTGKCGLQKLDTFHPELILLDIDLKDITGKELIQKILCQVSTPVVVLTENNQESKIVEFLNLGANDYITKPFNPNDLVAKIRAIWRREVLQRQDMIYCGGLTIDLMKNQVMLGGKAINLSSTEWVLLKELARANGEPLSYEELTLRLKKRVGKRVSSQINARYIRQYVAFIRKKLDDSASSPRYIFTEYNFGYRLNAE, from the coding sequence ATGCAGCATAATTGCATTCGAATCTTGGGGATTGACAATGATCCCGCTATCAGCAGACTGTTAAAAAGAACATTTAACGCGCAAAACATTGCGTTTGAATATGCAAAGACAGGAAAATGCGGTTTGCAAAAGCTGGATACTTTTCACCCTGAACTTATCCTTCTAGATATAGATTTAAAAGATATAACCGGCAAAGAATTGATTCAAAAAATTCTTTGCCAAGTTTCAACGCCAGTGGTGGTGCTTACGGAAAATAACCAAGAGAGTAAAATAGTCGAATTTCTAAACCTTGGAGCTAATGACTATATAACAAAGCCCTTTAATCCGAACGATTTAGTAGCTAAGATTCGCGCTATATGGAGGCGGGAAGTGCTACAAAGGCAAGATATGATTTACTGTGGCGGCTTGACAATTGATTTGATGAAAAACCAAGTGATGCTTGGTGGTAAAGCAATTAATTTATCTTCTACTGAGTGGGTTTTATTAAAAGAATTGGCAAGGGCAAACGGAGAGCCGCTTTCGTATGAGGAGCTTACGCTACGTCTAAAAAAGAGAGTTGGCAAAAGAGTTTCTTCTCAAATTAATGCGCGATATATTCGGCAATACGTTGCTTTCATTCGAAAGAAATTAGATGATAGTGCAAGTTCACCACGGTATATTTTTACCGAATACAATTTTGGCTATCGCTTAAATGCTGAATAA
- the kdpC gene encoding potassium-transporting ATPase subunit KdpC, protein MLRQLIHAGGMLLVLTVLCGVLYPLSMVGLAQVVFPFQANGSIIMQGETPIGSSLLGQSFGDEKYFHGRPSLAGDDGYDANGSAGSNLGPTNKKLIDTIADNVKKAREDNGLAEDEPIPSDLAMASGSGLDPDITPAAALLQAERVAKARTLEVGTVEKLIISQIKERQWGILGEERVNVLALNLALDKLAIDNSR, encoded by the coding sequence ATGTTGCGACAATTGATACATGCAGGCGGAATGCTTCTTGTTCTGACCGTGTTATGTGGAGTGCTCTATCCATTGTCTATGGTTGGTTTGGCCCAAGTTGTATTTCCGTTTCAAGCTAACGGTTCAATTATCATGCAGGGAGAAACTCCGATTGGTTCAAGCTTGTTAGGTCAGTCTTTTGGAGATGAAAAATATTTTCATGGACGTCCTTCCCTTGCAGGCGATGATGGATATGATGCAAATGGTTCGGCAGGATCTAACTTAGGACCGACCAACAAAAAACTTATTGATACCATAGCGGATAATGTGAAAAAAGCCCGCGAAGACAATGGGTTAGCTGAAGATGAACCGATTCCATCAGATTTGGCGATGGCTTCCGGCAGTGGCTTGGATCCAGATATTACTCCGGCTGCCGCGCTGCTCCAAGCAGAACGAGTGGCTAAAGCAAGAACGCTGGAAGTAGGGACGGTTGAAAAGTTAATCATAAGCCAAATCAAGGAACGTCAGTGGGGTATATTGGGCGAAGAACGAGTAAATGTGTTAGCGCTTAATTTGGCGTTGGATAAGCTTGCAATAGATAATTCAAGATAG